CATAAGTAGAATATAATTATATTTAGCCAGAATTGTTTTCTGTTAGTAGAGAGAAAATGGTACTATATCAATACTGGTCAtaagtgaaatatttttctttttgagaaatcTTGTTTTGAATCTAACAGTGTATTGTCTGTATTATGTGAACATAAGCTAGAGAGGCACTGTGACTGTTGGTGTGATAGAATTCTACCTCCTTTTATTTGCTGCTATCTCATTTCTGTTTGTATTATGTGCCTTATTAAGAATGCCAAGGTTTGCAAGCCACTTCTCATGAATCAACAACTCTTTAGAGGTCTTTGTGTGAGGTTTAAGTACTGATGTACAGAAAGAAGGACCACACCCCAGACTATCTgcataatttaaattaaaatattatatcTGGACTTTGGCACAGGATTTACCAATTACTGACTTCTCTTTGCTGGCACGAGTCAGTAGTATTGCAACAGTGCTTTACTACCATAACCTCAGAACACCAAATTGTGGGTGAAATGTTACTATTTGAGTCAAGAGGAAACAGTAATTTTCATTTCTCAGTGCCATTCCTGTTTTAGTGTAGGTTAGAGAACAATATGCAGCTGCAAACAGGAAAGAAGCTTTGACGTCCTGAGTTCCTTCTCGCGTGATTCTGTGAGTCATATCAATCACACTGCCAGCTCCAAAAATGGAGCTAAACTTTGGGGAAACTGCTCTGCAAAATATTGTCCTTCTTATTCAGCCCAACACAAgtcagtaaataaataaatgtagtaGGTATAGGTGTGTTTCCTCACCTCTAAATCCCTTATTTCCTCACTTCAGATTCTCTAAGTCCTTTCTCTTCAAATTCAAGCATTTTTTATTCACTTTTCAAAACACAGTCCTGGGTCATCAGGGATTTCTGTCACTTCTTTGCTGAAGGTGAAGTCCAACACTGAAGCTTATCTGCTGTGTCATGCATTCTGCTGCCTGTGTTCTGCCACAACATGTAGCATCTAATAAAGCATCAGTGGGAACAGCTCCTGGATCAGCTCTCCTTTATGTGTCAAGAATAGAAAGCAAAGGCACGAGCTACATCTCCTATTTACACAAGATTACTTTTTGAATTCTGTTTACTACTCACTCCAGACATAAACCAACATGATATAATTCTTATCTCTGTGCCATAGGTATGGCTTTAAAATTTGTTGATATAACACAATCCACAGTTTAACAGTCAGTCCGTGTCTGTTCAAGTACAGCCTGTCTTTACAGGGGTACATCACCTTTTCTACAGATATGTGGATTTCAGATCATAAAGCCCAGATTTAATAAACTTACAGGAAATCTTAGTAATGACAAAATCAGTCCCTTTAAAGTATACAAGATGGACAAAATGGTTTAAGCCAGTTTTTGGCTTGCATTGTGGCTCTTGGGCTATTAACATTTGCTAACACAAAGATTTCAGACACAATGAActtttccctgcagcacagctgaAGCCATTCTACAAATACCCTCTCACCCACTGGCTCAGCACCCTTCCTCTCCAGCAGAAAGGTCCTGGGATGTAATCCCACCCACAGGCTGCCCTATAAAAGGCCTAGCTAGAAAACTATGTTTGTATTTCTgactgcttcttcctccttctgtGTGGCAATGCCTGTGGATTTCAGCGGAACCTGGAACCTTGTCAGCAATGACAACTTTGAAGGTTATATGGTGGCCTTAGGTAGGTGACAATACCTGCTTCTGTCCTTTCTCCCTTCTCCCTCAAGGGTCTTCTTGAATTAAGTAAGGACTGCCCTTCATTTCACCCTGTTTAAGGTATAGAATGCCTTAAAGAGAGTCTTGTTAATTATTTCATTGCCTTTCCTCCAACAAAGGATGAGAACAGGCATTCACCTCTTATGGGTGAGTGGGGGTAAAGTCTGAAACCAAGTTTGGGTGTCTCTGTGGGGGAAGCCAACTGTCTCCAGGAGTCTTCTGGCTGAAAGTCCTGGAAATACTGCATAGGAATTGTACAACATCTGAATAAACTGGTTTTCAAAGAGTAAAAAGTACAAGAGGACAACCTACTTCGTGTAACACACagctttaaacaaaacaaaaggttCCAATAAAACAACAAAATGCTGCGTAGCAGTAAGGTCAAACTACTGTAAGAAATGCTTCTGGTAGGAATAAAGGTTAATTCCTGGCTGCCAAATTGCTGGTGATAAATACAACTCTGATGTTTTTGCCTTCTGTCCAAGGTATTGACTTTGCAACGCGCAAAATAGCAAAAATGCTGAAGCCTCAGAAAGTGATCAAACAAGATGGTGATTCATTCTATATCCATACCACTAGCTCATTCAGAGATTATTTGCTTGAATTCAAAGTTGGAGAAGAGTTTGAGGAAGATAATAAAGGCTTGGATAACAGAAAATGCAAGGTAAGAGGGAATATTTGAGGCTGTGGCAAAATTAAGATGCTATGATCAATCCAGACACTTGAACTGAAATTGTTTCAAAAATAGTATTTGTAGTTCAAGACAGCAGTGGGAGCCTGAGTTACAGACAAGGAGTGTCACTTTCACTCAGGGGTAATATCTAGGTCCTCTTTTATCCAGGAAAATGCACATTTTCTGTAAGTATCTTGCAGAACTGAGACAGACATGCAGAAACACATTTTTGTTCCCTGTTCTATAGAGCCTCGTTACCTGGGAAAACGACAAACTTGTCTGTGTCCAGACTGGTGAGAAGAAGAACAGGGGCTGGACTCACTGGCTTGAAGGGGATGACCTCCACCTGGTATTGACTTCAGATTTCTACTAATTATATCTCTGTATGGCAAAAATTAGATTTATAATGTGATCACAGTGTGCATATGTCTTCTAGCTCTGTAGGATGTGTAATGGATGGTACATTGTGAGCATTCTGCTCTGAAGCAGCTTCATTGTTTCACTGTGTAGTTAAATTTGAATGTTAAGTGTAAGTTATTAGCGTGGCCAGGTTGGTGGTAAAGGATCTATGTTCAATTTGGGAACTGTTCCTTTAAGTACTATAGATATCTATACTCttgggttttctgtttgtttgtttttggtttttttggtaggAGCTTCGTTGTGAGAATCAAGTCTGCAGACAGGTCTTCAAGAGAGCTTGAGTGTGTGTGGTGTGCTGGGTCCTGCCTGCAgggccagctctgctcaggagccGTGTCCAGGGAGGGCTCTACCAACAAGAACTGGCTCCTGTACCTATTAACCTGAGTGGTCTGAAGTTTCTGGCTCAGGAAATAAGTCTGCTGTTGTCAGTGTTAAAGGTCTGATTTTTGCTAATAAATGCCTCAAACCAATGTTAAGTATCTTGGTTTTGAATCTgtttttggagggaaaaaaaaccaatccAAAACATAAGTGATGAGGCCTGGGTCTCTAGGTTATCAAAAGtcaattaaaagaagaaaacctgCCAATTCTAAGAGGAATTCAAAGAGGCAAACAAAACAGGGGGAATGGGATGCTGATAGAGAAGGGAAGATAACAAATAATGAAGCCAGCAACAGAAGGTAtggatttatttttcaaaatgcttCTCTTTAAGGTGTAGACTACTACTTTACCTGCTTGTGTCTTTCCCACTGTTGTGTGAGGTGCCATATTGTGCCAGAGCTGCTTTGTTCTCAAAAATAATTAAGTTGAACTTACCAGAAGAAACAAGGCTGTGGTCAAATCCCAGAACCATGAAGATGGGTCTGAGTGATCCATGAAGATTCCAGTCTGCAAAATAATtgaactctgtaagcacatataCAGAGGGAAAACAATGCTGCTTTAGTTCAGCTTTGTTTGCATACAACtgttaattaaatatttttctttatcactgtGTGCAGTATTGCATAGAAAAGTTTTTCTTGTGTGAACATGTAAGTTGTCAGATAAACTAGGTAGCTACAAATTTAATTAGTTGGTGCATATTCTTCGTTGCATGTTCTTGAAGAACTGTAGCTTAAGCTTTGTAACTTAATTACTTCATATGAAATAAATAGTCCGTGACATTTTGAAACAAGTAGCGTCACCTTTCTGATACTTCTTATCCATTCAAAATGCTTTCATACATCATCAGAGTCAGACAAAAATCTCTTTAAGCATGGAGGGCTTTTGGTTAGATTGACGCTCTCCCCTAATTACCAGACTTGTATAAATTTAAGCTGGTttccaaaataaaaagaaaaggactAATACAGTTAGGGAAATGTGGGGCCCAGCAGTAAAATGCCTGGTGTTTATGCTATGGATTCTGACAGCGTTCTTCCTTCTGGGACTGAGTGGTTTTATTTGCTTGAAAACAGAATTGCTGTTAGTGTTCTGTTAGTAGGAATCACAATCCGGGGCAGCAGCCGCTAACAAattgcagcggcagcagcgggcagagctttctgcacCGCCGGATGGCGCCTGTGCAGCGCGCCGCTCCTCCCGGCACGGGCAGGGTCCGGTGCCAGGGGCAGCGCGCCGCTCCTCACGGCACGGGCAGGGTCCGGTGCCAGGGGCAGCGCGCCGCTCCTCCCGGCACGGGCAGGGTCCGGTGCCAGGGGCAGCGCGCCGCTCCTCACGGCACGGGCAGGGTCCGGTGCCAGGGGCAGCGCGCCGCTCCTCCCGGCACGGGCAGGGTCCGGTGCCAGGGGCAGCGCGCCGCTCCTCACGGCACGGGCAGGGTCCGGTGCCGGTGCAGCGCGCCGCTCCCCACGGCACGGGCAGGGCTCGGTGCCGGTGCAGTGCGCCGCTCCTCCCGGCACGGGCAGGGCTCGGTGCCAGGTGCAGGGGTTAAACACCCACATGTCCTCCAGCTCCTTCCAAGCTGCGCTCTCCAGCAAAACCGCTGGGAGACGCAATACAGAAAGGCTGTAATGACCTTGAAGGACGAGAACAGAACTCCCCAGAGGAGCACTTGAAGGGTTTTATTTAAAGGTGTTTCAGACCACTTCAATTATcttaaaaaaatcctaaggagatAAACACAAAATGAAGTGTAATGTAAAAATCAAAGGTAACAATGTACATCTATTCTATAAAAAGACTGGTAATATATGTTATGATCCAAGTATTGGTTTCCTTTCTGAGCACCCTGGTTAAGTCATCAAAACATTTTGTTCAAAATAATTTAGATCAATAAAGTACATTAAAGTTGTATATGAAAACATAAGGCCATGTAGCCTAACTGCCTCAtctctgcatttaaaaaatggatCAATTCTACTGCTATATCATTATTTGCAGCGTGTATGAAAATATCTCCTAATAGCTCATATGGATCAGTTTAATTCTATGTTAAGAACATCCAGCTTTTACGGGATTCTTTCCCTTGCTGACTCAAATCACACTGCCCCGTGCAAGGCTCGCTGTTCAGGTCATATTGTTAGTGACTATTCTTCCTGGGTAAAAACTTGCAGCTGCAACCCTCAATTCGTTTATCCTTTGCTGAAAGAACAACTTTAAAATATCCTTTTCTCTTTCATCTACGTGTATTATAACTCAAACAAGATGAGCTAGGGATGAACCTCCTATGTACTTACATGTAACCTGGCTGTTTTTTTCTGTGGCTGAATTACATTTCGAGTGTGAGGGAAAAGATTAATATCTTCCGGAAATATAGTATTTTGTGGTATAATGAGGGAATTAGATGCAGAAAAGTttgtaataagaaaaaaaaaaaacttcatgtCCAAACTACAGTTATAAAAGGCCGGGACCAAGCGCTCAATGGGGTCTTGGCATCTTGTTTTTCCCTTGGTGTGTTACTCGGCTCGCAACAATTAGATTTACATCCTGCGAATTCTCAAACACCCGTCACTGAGAAGAGGTTAATATTTACGGGCCCATTGGAGAGGGGAGGCTTCAGCAGCTTGACCCTCCCTGGGACCGGGGCGTTCCTGAGGGGCAGCTGCCTCGTTCCGGGCCGTGTTCCGGGCCGTGTTCCCGTTCTCGTTCAGGGGCCTGTTCCGGACCCTGTTCCGGGCCGTGTTCTCGTTCCGGGCCGTGTTCCGGACCCTGTTCCGGGCCGTGTTCCCGTTCCCGCCTCTCCGGGCCCCTCACGAACCGCGACCCCTCACGAGCCCCGGGCCCGCCTTTCccgggccccgccccggccccgcccctccctcccctctggcCGCTGCCATTGGCCAGCGCGGCGCGCGCGCGGCCCCGGCGTGCCCCGCCCCCGCTGGGGTCACGTGATCCCCAAGATGGCCGCCGCCGCCCTGTTGTTTTGATGAATAATCTCTGCGCGGGGCAgcggccgcgggcgggcgggggccggcGCCGGGAGTTCTGAGGGGCGCGGGGGCACCGGGAGGGCGGCTTCCCCTCGGCCGCGGCGGCAGCTGAGGCGCGGgtgggcggcggggagcgggccgggggcggcggtgCTGCCGGCGGGCGAGGCGCGGCGCGGTCGCCCCGGAGATGCCCTTGTGAGGCGGCCCGGGGGGCAGCGGCGGCAGGAGAGCGCTGCCTCGGAGCGGCCCCGCGGCGGGGCGGAGGAACGCGCCCCTCCTCCGGGCACCATTAAGAGGAAGGCGATGGAGGAGCTGAGCGCGGACGAGGTGGGTGCGCGGGGCCGGGGCCTGAGGGGCGGGCGGGCCCGCGGGGAGGGGGcgcggggctgtgctgggcccggCTCGGGCCCGAGGGTGGGCACGGAGCCATCCCCCAGAGCTCTGCCCTCGCCCCCTGCCTGTGCTCCGTGCATTtttctcccctcctgtccccgggCTGGCCCTGACCCGCGACCCCCGGCTCGGCCGCGGGGTTGGGTTGCTGCTCTCCTGGTTAATTGTTTATTCTCTGCTTCCATCTGCTAGGTAGCCTTTGTCTGCAGCGTGTGCCCTCTCTGTGTCAGTACTAGGCGTTTATGTGTTCTTTGTGTGTGATTCGAAACACCCAACCTTTTAACATAGTGAAACACTTGAAATTTTGCTTCCTTAAAGTCTTTGCTGAGAAGCAAGATGGGTGTGTTCGTGGGCTTATATTTAGTATCATTTCTTCTTGAAGCAGCTTGAATCAGGCTTGTCAGTTTTCCACTGTTTCctttgattttctttatttattcaaGCTTTTCAGCTTTCACTGAAGAATTCTAGTGTTATGCTGTATTTGGCAAACATCTGTAATGTATATGTTCTATTCACATAGAATAAGGTGAACTATTCCTTGTTTCTTTTAAAGGATGCTGCTTCCCttgttttttaatatataattaaagTCTTAAGGTTTTCCTATATATTAAAGGGTTTTCAAATTTATTATTTGGGTTACTATAGCAGGATCCAGGGAGTTTCCCAGTGATCCTGTGTAATCCTGAAATCAAAATGTATTGTACTGGACCTGCTGCAATACAGGCTCAGTGCTGTACTTCTAATCCAGGGAGGATCAAAAGAAGTTATTTTTATTCTGTCCATATCTTACAGTGGAATTGTAGGGCAGAGTGGCTGCTCTTGCCACTCAGATTTGTATTCCAAGAAGTTGGGATGTTTTTGATGATGGTGTCTGTCACGATTTAGCAATCCTGCTGTGTTGCATCATGATCTAGGAGAAAACACTTTGTGCTGTTTACTTGGTGGAGGTCCTCGTGCTCTGTGGAAGCACTGAGAGAAGGAGAGCAGTTCCCATGTTGGGAGGAGTGGGATGGGACACTGGCAGTGTAAGTCTGCTGGGAAAAAGGATCTCCAGTTTTACAGGTGTATTTCAGGAGTGCTTTGTTTACCTGCGGCTCTTCTCGTTGTTAAACTGCCCTGATCCTGAGGTGTTTTATGATTAATTTCAGAATTATTTAACCTATGTAGGCTTATTTGTGTCACTGCCTCAGCACATTACTGACCTC
This genomic stretch from Melospiza melodia melodia isolate bMelMel2 chromosome 26, bMelMel2.pri, whole genome shotgun sequence harbors:
- the RBP7 gene encoding retinoid-binding protein 7, which gives rise to MFVFLTASSSFCVAMPVDFSGTWNLVSNDNFEGYMVALGIDFATRKIAKMLKPQKVIKQDGDSFYIHTTSSFRDYLLEFKVGEEFEEDNKGLDNRKCKSLVTWENDKLVCVQTGEKKNRGWTHWLEGDDLHLELRCENQVCRQVFKRA